From the genome of Streptomyces sp. SID8374:
GGCCGGGCGCTGCGCACCCAGGAGAACACCAACCCGGTCTTCGTCTCCGTCGGCCACCGGATCAGCCTCGACAACGCCTGCGCCCACACCCTGCGCCTGGCCCGCCGCTTCCGCCAGCCGGAGAGCACCCGCCGGGCGGACGCCCTGTGCCGGCAGACCCTGCGCGAAGCGACCGCCTGAGACGAGCCGCTGTCCGCAGGATTCGACTGAGTATCCGTACGGATGGCGTAAAGCGATCTTGCTGGGCAGGCTGAACGTATGAACACCTCTCGTACAGCCGTCCGCCCCATGCCCCTCGACCCCGCCCAGCGACGCATCGCCCTCGGTATGGCCCTCGGCGGGGTCGTCGGCCTCGTCTGGCTGGGCGCGATGCTCTACACGCTGGTCAGCTGGATCTTCTGACAGCCCTGTTCAGCGGACCGCCGCCACCCGGAAGCGCAGCCCCGCCGCCGTCAGCCGCTCCAGCAGGGCATCGCCCATCGCCGTCGCCGTGGTGACCTGGCCGGAGGTCTCCGGGAGCTTGTCCAGAGCGAGGCACAGGGCCGACTCGGCGAGGATCTTGGCCGTCTCGTCGTAGCCCGGATCGCCGCCGGACACCTCGGTGAAGACCCGCCGCCCGCCGCCCTCCCCGACGAACCGGACGCTGAACCAGCTCCGCTTGCGGCGCTCCGCGTCCGGCCCCTGCCCCGCCTCGTACCGCCCCATCAGCCAGTCGCGTACGGGCCCCACCTGCGCGGCGGCGACCAGCGCGCCCACGGCCGCCGGGCCGCCGAGCGCCATCGGCAGGGTCTTGACCGAGGCGAAGTGGCGGTAGCGGAAGTCGGGGCCGTACCGCTCCAGCGCCCGCGCCGAGCGGCCCACGACCGCCGGGTCCACGGTCGGCAGCGGCAGCGCCCAGGTGCCGGTGGCCCCGCTGAAGTGCGGGGAGCCCGTAGGCGTGCGGACCCGGCGGCCCACCTGGCGGGGCTCGTGCAGGCGGCGCTCCCGGGCGGCGAGCAGCATCTGCGGGCCTCGGCCCATCGCGGTGAGCGCCGAGGCGAACGTACCGCCGGAGAACACGGCGTTGCTGCGGACGAAGCCGTCGACGGTCAGCGGCACGCCCTCCGGCAGCTGCTTGACCGTGAAGTACGCCCCCAGGTCATGGGGTACGGAGTCGAAGCCGCAGGCGTGCACGATGCGGGCCCCCGTCTCCCGGGCCCGCGCGTCGTGGCGCACATACATCCGGTCGATGAACTCCGCCTCGCCGGTGAGGTCCAGGTAGTCCGTCCCGGCCTCGGCGCAGGCGGCGACGAGCTTCTCGCCGTACAGGATGTACGGCCCCACGGTGGTGGCCACCACCCGGGTGGAGGTGGCGAGTTCGCGCAGGGCGTCCTCGTCGTCGGCGTCGGTCTCCAGCAGCGGCAGCCCGGCGCAGCGCGGTTCGATCGCGGTGAGCCGTTCGCGGAGCCGTTCCAGCTTGGTGCGGCTGCGGCCGGCCAGCCCCCAGCGCAGTCCTTCGGGGGCGTGCGCCGCCAGGTACTCGGCGGTGAGCACCCCCACGAAGCCGGTGGCACCGAAAAGGACGACATCCAGGGGGCGTGCCGCCCCATTCTGCCTGTTCACGAGTACCTCCGGGGGCGCGGGGACGGGTGGAGACGTGGCAGGCAGGCTAGCGGAGGGGGGCGTGGGGTGTGCGGCCGGGCGGGGCGCGGACGTGGATCGCCCGGGAGGGATGCGAGAGGATCGGGGAGGAAGAACTAAGCGCTTGCTCGGCCCAGGGGGTTGTGGAGAGCGGGGCGCGTTCTTAGCATCATTGATGTTACATCGGTTGTGTCACACCCCTGGGGGCTCAAGGATGGCAAGGACCGGGCACGGCCCGCTGACAGGCGTCCGTGTCGTCGAGTTGGCGGGGATCGGCCCCGGGCCGTTCGCGGCGATGCTCCTGGCGGACCTCGGAGCCGATGTCGTACGCGTCGACCGGCCCGGCGGCCCCGGCCTCGGCATCGACCCCGCGTACGACATCACCAACCGCAACAAGCGCTCCGTCCTCGTCGACCTCAAGGCCGAAGGCGGCGCCGAGCGGGTCCTGGACCTGGCCGAACGCGCCGACATCCTGATCGAGGGGAACCGCCCCGGCGTCGCCGAACGGCTCGGCGTCGGGCCCGACGCCTGCCTCGCCCGCAACCCGAAGCTGGTCTACGGGCGGATGACGGGCTGGGGCCAGGACGGGCCGCTGGCGCAGCGGGCCGGGCACGACATCGCCTACCTCGCCCTCAGCGGCACCCTCTCCATGATCGGCAAGCCGGACGAGCCGCCCGTGGTCCCCGCCAACCTGGTCGGCGACTACGCGGGCGGCTCGCTCTACCTCGTCGTCGGGGTCCTCGCCGCCCTCCAGCACGCCCGCACCCCCGGCGGCGCCGGGCAGGTGGTGGACGCGGCGATCGTCGACGGCGCCGCCCACCTCGCCTCGATGATCCACGGCATGCTGGCCGCCGGGAGCTGGCAGGACCGGCGCGGCGCCAACCTGCTGGACGGCGGCTGCCCCTTCTACGGCACCTACGCCACCTCCGACGGCGGCCACATGGCGGTCGGCCCGCTGGAGGGGCAGTTCTACGCCGAGTTCATCGGCCTCCTCGGCCTGGCGGACGCCTTCCCCGACCGGTGGGAGCTGGCCCGCTGGGACGAGCTGCGCGCCGCCGTCACCGAACGCTTCCTCACCCGTACGCGGGCGGAGTGGACCGAGGTGTTCGACGGCACCGACGCCTGCGTCGCCCCCGTCCTCTCCCTCCGCGAGGCGCCGCACCACCCGCACCTCGCCGCCCGCTCCACCTACGTGGACCGCAGCGGCATCACCCAGCCCGCCCCCGCGCCGCGCTTCTCCGCCACGCCCGTCTCCGTACGCAGCGGGCCCGCACAGCCGGGCGCCGACACGGACGCGGTCGCTGACGACTGGGGCGTACCGGGGCTCCGGACCGACCCTCACGACTAGGAGACCCCGTGCAACGCCAGATCTTCACCGAGGAGCACGACGCGTTCCGCGAGACCGTCCGGGCCTTCCTGGCCAAGGAGGTGCTCCCGTACTACGAGCAGTGGGAGCAGGACGGCATCGTCTCGCGCGACGCCTGGCTGGCCGCCGGGCGCGCCGGGCTGCTCGGCCTCGCCGTCCCCGAGGAGTACGGGGGCGGCGGCTCCACCGACTTCCGCTACAGCGCCGTCCTCGCCGAGGAGTTCACCCGGGCCGGGGCGCCGGGCCTCGCGATCGGCCTGCACAACGACATCATCGGCCCCTACCTCACCGGCCTGGCCACCGAGGAGCAGAAGCGCCGCTGGCTGCCCGGCTTCTGCTCCGGCGAGACCATCACCGCCATCGCGATGACCGAGCCGGGCGCCGGCTCCGACCTCCAGGCGATCCGCACCACCGCCGAGGACAAGGGCGGCCACTGGCTGCTCAACGGCTCGAAGACCTTCATCTCCAACGGCATCCTCGCCGACCTGGTGATCGTCGTCGCCAAGACCACGCCGGACGGCGGGGCGAAGGGGCTCTCGCTGATCGTCGTGGAGCGGGGTGCCGAAGGGTTCGAGCGGGGCCGCAACCTCGACAAGATCGGCCAGAAGTCGCAGGACACCGCCGAGTTGTTCTTCAACGACGTCCGTGTCCCCAAGGAGAACCTCCTCGGTGAGCTGGACGGCGCGTTCATCCATCTGATGACCAACCTGGCCCAGGAGCGCATGGGCATAGCGGTCGCCGGGATCGCCGCCGCCGAACACCTGCTGGAGATCACCACGCGGTACGTCAAGGAGCGCGAGGCGTTCGGCCGTCCGCTCTCCAAGCTCCAGCACATCCGGTTCGAGATCGCGGAGATGGCCACCGAGTGCGCCGTCACCCGGACCTTCCTGGACCGGTGCATCGTCGACCACTCCGACGGGACGCTGGACGCCGTCCACGCCTCGATGGCCAAGTGGTGGGCCACCGAACTCCAAAAGCGCGTCGCCGACCGCTGCCTCCAACTCCACGGCGGCTACGGCTACATGAGCGAGTACAAGGTCGCCAAGGCGTTCACCGACGGCCGTATCCAGACCATCTACGGCGGCACCACCGAGATCATGAAGGAGATCATCGGCCGCTCGCTGCTCGCCTGACCACCTCGTCGCTCTCCTCTCAACCACCCTCGAAAGGCAGCTGTCTTGAGTACCGAAGCATTCGTCTACGACGCGATCCGCACCCCGCGCGGCCGCGGCAAGGCCAACGGCGCCCTGCACGGCACCAAGCCGATCGACCTGGTCGTCGGCCTCATCCACGAGATCCGGGGCCGCTTCCCGGACCTGGACCCTGCCGCCATCGACGACATCGTCCTCGGCGTGGTCAGCCCGCTCGGCGACCAGGGCTCCGACATCGCCCGGATCGCCGCCATCGCCGCCGGGCTCCCCGACTCCGTCGCCGGGGTCCAGGAGAACCGCTTCTGTGCCTCGGGCCTGGAAGCGGTCAACCTGGCCGCCGCGAAGGTCCGTTCGGGCTGGGAGGACCTCGTCCTCGCCGGTGGCGTCGAGTCGATGTCCCGGGTGCCGATGGGCTCCGACGGCGGGGCCTGGGCGATGGACCCGATGACCAGCTTCGAGACCGGCTTCGCCCCGCAGGGCATCGGCGCCGACCTCATCGCCACCATCGAGGGCTTCAGCCGCCGCGATGTCGACGAGTACGCCGCCCTCTCCCAGGAGCGCGCGGCGGCGGCCTGGAAGGACGGCCGCTTCGCCCGCTCCGTCGTCCCGGTCAAGGACCGCAACGGCCTGCTCGTCCTGGACCACGACGAGCACATGCGCCCCGGCACCACCGCCGACTCCCTCGCCGGCCTCAAGCCGTCCTTCGCCGCCATCGGTGACATGGGCGGCTTCGACGCGGTGGCGCTCCAGAAGTACCACTGGGTCGAGAAGATCGACCACGTCCACCACGCGGGCAATTCCTCGGGCATCGTCGACGGCGCCGCCCTCGTCGCCATCGGCTCCCAGGAGGTCGGCGAGCGCTACGGACTCACCCCCCGCGCCCGCATCGTCTCCGCGGCGGTCTCCGGCTCCGAGCCCACCATCATGCTCACCGGCCCCGCCCCCGCCACCCGCAAGGCGCTCGCCAAGGCCGGGCTCACCATCGACGACATCGACCTGGTCGAGATCAACGAGGCCTTCGCCGGGGTCGTCCTGCGCTTCGTCAAGGACATGGGCCTGAGCCTGGACAAGGTCAACGTCAACGGCGGCGCCATCGCGCTCGGCCACCCCCTCGGCGCGACCGGAGCGATGATCCTCGGCACCGTGATCGACGAACTGGAGCGCCGCGACCAGCGGTTCGGCCTGGTCACCCTCTGCGTCGGCGGCGGCATGGGCGTCGCGACGATCGTCGAACGCATCTGACCTGTTCCCGGCCCCACCTGCTTACGGAGAAAACACCGACATGACGACCGAGAGCACCACCATCCGCTGGGAACAGGACGAGACCGGCGTCGTCACCCTCGTCCTCGACGACCCGAACCAGTCCGCCAACACCATGAACCAGGCCTTCAAGGACTCCATCGCGGCCATCGCCGACCGCGCAGAGGCCGAGAAGGACTCCATCCGGGGCATCATCTACACCTCCGCCAAGAAGACCTTCTTCGCGGGCGGCGACCTCAAGGACATGATCAAGGTCGGTCCCGAGAACGCCCAGGCCGCCTTCGACACCGGCACCGCGATCAAGCGCTCGCTCCGCCGTATCGAGACCCTCGGCAAGCCCGTCGTCGCCGCCATCAACGGGGCGGCCCTCGGCGGCGGTTACGAGATCGCGCTCGCCTCCCACCACCGCGTCGCCCTCGACGCCCCCGGCTCCCGCATCGGCCTGCCCGAGGTCACCCTCGGCCTGCTCCCTGCGGGCGGCGGCGTCACCCGTACCGTACGGCTCATGGGCATCGCGGACGCGCTGCTCAAGGTGCTCCTCCAGGGCACCCAGTACACCCCGCAGCGCGCCCTGGAGAACGGCCTCGTCCACGAAGTCGCCGCCACCCGCGAGGAGATGATCGAGAAGGCCCGCGCCTTCATCGACGCCAACCCCGAGTCGCAGCAGCCGTGGGACGTCAAGGGCTACCGCATCCCCGGCGGCACCCCCTCCAACCCGAAGTTCGCGGCCAACCTCCCCGCGTTCCCCGCCAACTTGAAGAAGCAGCTCGCGGGCGCGCCCATGCCCGCGCCGCGCAACATCCTGGCGGCGGCCGTCGAGGGCTCCCAGGTCGACTTCGAGACCGCCCTGACCATCGAGGCCCGGTACTTCACCGAGCTGGTCACCGGCCAGGTCTCCAAGAACATGATCCAGGCGTTCTTCTTCGACCTCCAGGCCGTCAACTCCGGTGCCAACCGCCCCAAGGACATCCCCGAGCGCCCGCTCCGCAAGGTGGCCGTGCTCGGTGCCGGGATGATGGGCGCGGGCATCGCCTACTCCTGCGCCAAGGCCGGGATCGAGGTCGTCCTCAAGGACGTCTCCACCGAGGCGGCCGCCAAGGGCAAGGCGTACAGCGAGAAGCTGCTCGCCAAGGCGCTCTCCCGGGGCCGTACGACGGAGGCGAAGCGCGACGAACTGCTGGCCCGGATCACCCCCACCGGCGACGCGGCCGACCTCGCGGGCTGCGACGCGGTGATCGAGGCCGTCTTCGAGGACACCGCGCTCAAGCACAAGGTGTTCCAGGAGATCCAGGACGTCATCGAGCCCGACGCCCTGCTCTGCTCCAACACCTCCACCCTCCCCATCACGGTCCTCGCCGAGGGGGTGTCCCGCCCGGCCGACTTCATCGGCCTGCACTTCTTCTCGCCGGTCGACAAGATGCCGCTGGTCGAGATCATCAAGGGCGAGCGGACCGGCGACGAGGCGCTGGCCCGCGCCTTCGACCTCGTACGACGCATCAAGAAGACGCCGATCGTCGTCAACGACTCGCGCGGCTTCTTCACCTCGCGCGTCATCGGCCAGTTCATCAACGAGGGCGTCGCCATGGTCGGCGAGGGTGTGGAGCCCGCCTCGATCGAACAGGCCGCCGCCCAGTCCGGCTACCCGGCCAAGGTGCTCTCCCTGATGGACGAGCTGACCCTGACCCTGCCCCGCAAGATCCGCAACGAGACCAAGCGCGCGGTCGAGGAGGCCGGCGGCACCTGGCCCGGCCACCCCTCGGACGAGGTCATCGACCGGATGGTCGACGAGTTCGGGCGCCCCGGGCGCAGCGGGGGAGCGGGCTTCTACGACTACGACGACGAGGGCAAGCGCGCAGGCCTCTGGCCCGGCCTGCGCGAGCACTTCACCAAGGCCGACGCGAACGTGCCCTTCGAGGACATGAAGGAGCGGATGCTCTTCTCCGAGGCCCTGGACAGTGTCCGCTGCCTGGAGGAGAACGTCCTCATCTCCGTCGCCGACGCCAACATCGGCTCCATCATGGGCATCGGCTTCCCGCCGTGGACCGGCGGCGTGCTCCAGTACATCAACGGGTACGAGGGCGGCCTGCCCGGATTCGTCGCCCGCGCCCGGGAGTTGGCCGAGCGGTACGGCGACCGGTTCCTGCCGCCCGCGCTGCTCGTGGAGAAGGCGGAGAAGGGCGAGACCTTCCACGACTGAGCCTGATCCGGGCCGCGTTCACCGCCCATGTCACTCGGTGGTGAACGCGGCCCGCAGCTCCTCCTTCAGCGACCGCTGGAAGGCCGTCACCAGGGCCTGCACGACGATCGGTTGCATGTGCGCGGAGAGCGACTTCATGGCCGCCACATGCTCCGGATCGCCCTCACGCTCCCGGTAGGGGTTCCACACCTCGTCCCGGAAGAGCCGCGTCATCTCCTGGGCGGCGGAGCGGGTGTGCTCCAGCAGCACGGTCCGCGCCGCAAGGATCGTCTCGTGAGCGATCGGCACGTCCAGCAGCTCCACCCCGAGCCGAAGCAGCCCGAGATCCACCCGGTACGCCCCGCCGTCCCCCTCCGGCCGCACCAGCACCCCCATCGCCGCCAGCCGCTCCACATCCGGCTCCGCCAGCGCCCGCCCCGCCCGCTTCTCCAGCTCGGCCCGCGTCATGTCCTCCGCCGTGTCCGGCGCCCAGGACGCGACCAGCGCGCGGTGGATCGCCAGATCGTGCGCGCTCAGGTCGGGCGGCAGCTGCTCCAGATAGCGTTCGATGGCGGCGAGCGTCATGCCCTGGTGCTGGAGCTCCTCGATCAGCGCGAGCCGCGAGAGATGATCGGCCCCGTAGTGCCCGACCCGGCGCGGCCCGATGACCGGGGGCGGCAGCAGCCCCCGGGTGCTGTAGAACCGCACGGTACGCACGGTGACCCCGGCGCGCGCCGCCAGCTCGTCCACCGTGAGCGTGGGCTCGTCGGTCCCCGTCGCCATCTCTGCTCCCCGCCGTCGAACCCTCGTATCGGACAGTGCCGCTGTCTCACCACTACTGCGAAAGTCTCCGGCACCGGGGGCGTGCCGTCCACCCCGGTCCGCATGCACCCTCTTTCCGCTCGCATACTGGGGATACGGAGGACGGGCAGCACACCGCAGGCCCGCCAGGAGTGCCGGGAGCACCCGATGCGCAGCGCGAAGGACGTCGAGGAGCCCCTGCCGCCCCCGCCCGGCGGGGTCCTGTGGAGCCTGTCCGGGGACATCCGGGCGCTGCTCATGCTGCCCGCCGCCCTCACCCTCCAGGTCGCCCACCCGGCCGTCGGTGCGGGCGTCGACGAGCACTCCGTCTTCCGTACCGATCCCTGGGGGCGCGGCGAACGCTCCCTGCGCTCGCTCCAGCTCTGGGTGTACGGCGGGGCGGAGGCCGCCGAGGAGGGCCGCAGGCTGCGGAAGCTCCACCGTACGATCCAGGGCACCGACACCCGGGGCCGCGCCTACCACGCGCTGACGCCCGCCAATTACGCCTGGGTGCACGCCACCGGTTTTCCCGTCTACCGGCACGCCGCGCGTTATCTCGTCCGGCCGATGACGCCCGCCCAGGAACGTGCCCTGTACGCGGAGTGGCTCCAGGTCGGCCGGATCCTCGGCATCCACGACCGGGACATGCCCCAGACCATCGAGGAGTTCTGGCCGTACTGGGAGAAGATGCTCGCCGGGGAGATCGAGGCGACGGTCGTCGTGCGCGAACTCATCGACGTCGACCAGCCCGTGCCGCCACCGGACCGCTGGCCGTGGCCGGTGCGGATGGTCCTGCGGGCCCTGTGGCCGGTACTCCTGCCGCCGCTGGCCCGCGGCCGGCGGTTCGTCACCCTCGGGCTCATGCCGCCGGACGCCCGCGCGGCGATCGGCCTGCCGTGGACGGCGGCCCAGGAGAAGCGGCTGCGGCGGATCTGCGCCGTGCTGCGGGTGGTCGTTCCCGCGCTGCCGGAGCGGCTGCGGTACCTGCCGATGGCACGGGCGGCCCGCGCCGCGCACGCCGCCGGGGGCCGCCGGAACGGCTGAACTTCACCGCTCCGAGGCCCCCGATGAGACACATGCAAGCGCGTCAGCGGTGGTCGTGACCGCCGTGACCGTGGTCATGGACCGTGTTCGTCGCCGCGATCTTCTTCCAGGACGCCGGCCGCTCCGGCCGGGCCGCCGCCCGGGACGACACCGCGCCCTTGGCGACCCCCGCCGAGGACACCGCAGGCAGCGCCGGCCGCTTCGGCTGGTACAGCCAGGTGTCGAACAGCGTCGCCAGCGGCTTGCCCGAGACCCGCTCCGCGTACCGCAGGAAGTCGCCGACCGTCGCGTTGGAGTGCGCCTTCTCGGTCGGCCACCCCTTCAGCAGGGCGAAGAACGTCTCGTCGCCGACCTCGTTGCGCAGCGCCTGGAGCGCCAGCGCGCCCCGGTCGTAGACGGCGATGTCGAACTGCTTGTCCGGACCCGGGTCGCCCGGCTTCACCTTCCAGAACGGGTCGTTCGCCGGGTGCTGGGCGTAGACGTAGTCCGCCAGCTCCTGCGCGGTGCCCTCACCCTCCTTCTCCGACCAGAGCCACTGGCTGTAGCGGGCGAAGCCCTCGTTGATCCAGATGTCCTTCCAGCCGTCGACCGAGACGCTGTTGCCGTACCACTGGTGCGCGATCTCGTGGACGACGACCGAGACGTTGGCGCCGTTCGCGAACTGCCGCGGGCTGTAGAAGGGCCGGGTCTGGGTCTCCAGCGCGAAGCCGCTCGTCACATTGGGCACATAGCCGCCGAGCGCGTTGAACGGGTACGGGCCGAAGACCTCGGTCAGCCACTCCGCGACCTCGGCGGTCCGTTCGATGCTGGCCCGGGCGGCACCCGCGTGGGGACCGAGGTCCTTGCTGTACGCGTTCAGCACCGGCAGGCCGTCGGCCGTCTTGTCGGTCGTGATGTCGAACTTGCCGATCGCGAGCGTCGAGAGGTACGTGGCCTGCGGCTTGTCGGAGCGCCAGTTGAAGCGGGTCCAGCCGAGCTTCGAACTCTGCGACACCAGCACGCCGTTGCTGATGGCCTGCGTGCCGTCCGGCACGGAGACCGAGATGTCGTACGTGGCCTTGTCGAGGGGGTGGTCGTTGCTCGGGTACCACCAGACCGCCGACTCCGGCTCCTGTGCGGCGACGCCGCCGTCCGGGGTCCGGGCCCAGGCGGTCCAGCCGTTGACCTTCACCTCGGAGGGCTTCCCGGCGTACCGGACGACCACCGAGATGTCCTTGCCCTTCGCCAGCGGGTCCGCCGGAGTGATCTCCAGCTCCTGCTCGCCGCTCTTGGCGTAGGAGGCCTTCTTGCCGTTGACCCGCACCTCGGAGACGGCGAGCCCGAAGTCGAGGTTGAACCGGGTCAGCTCCTGCGTCGTGGTGGCGATGATCGTCGCCGTGCCCTCCAGCAGGTCGGTCGTCGGCTGGTACTTCAGCCGCAGGTCGTAGTGGGAGACGTCGTAGCCGCCGTTTCCGCTGGCCGGGTAGTAGGGGTCGCCGATACCCGGGGCACCCACGGTGCCGGTGGCGGCCGACGCCGGGATCGCCAGCAGGAGGGTGGCCGCCAGTGCGCTGGGGACGATGAATCTGCGGTGCACGCATACTCCAAGTCGTCGGGACGGTCGACCGGCCGGAGGGTGTCGCCGACCGGTCGTGAACCGGGCGGGGGATGGTTCCGACCGGTCAGGAAAAAGGCTAAGCAGCCCGCAGGGCAGGACGGTCGATTCCGGGCATCTCTGTCACATGATCGCCATGCCCTCGTCACGACCGGCAGTGATCGCCCCCTGTTGCACAGGAGTTCACCCGGGTAACGTCCGCGGCACCGACCGACCGGGCGGGCGCCGCGGTGCCCGCCGCCCGCGCCCGCCCGCACTCCGTCCGTACCCCGGGAGGCAGCCGCTGATGACCCCTCGCACCACCCGCGCGCTCCGCATGCTCAGCCCGCAGCCCTGGCTAGGGCCGGTCGCCCACCCCGGCCGCCCGCCGTCCGGTACGCGGCGCGGAGGCCCGGCGGTCCGGCGCCGGAGTGCGGTGGTGGCAGCGGTCCTGGGCGCGCTGGCCGTTCCGTTCGCCATGGCACCCGCCGAGGCCGCGCCGCATCCGCCGCGCACCGGGTTCGAGGCGAGCGACGGGGCGCGCTGGACCGGGCTGGGGGAGGAGCAGGCCTTCCTGGGGGCGGTGGACCGGGGGAGCGACCGGGCCGCCGTCGAACGGATCGGGACGACCGAGGAGGGTCGCCCCCTCCAGCTCGTACGCATCGGAGAGCAGCGCCCCGCCACCACCACGGTCCTGCTGATATGCAGTCAGCACGGCGACGAGCCCGCCGGGCGTGAGGCCTGTCTGACCACCTTGCGCGACCTGGCCTTCGCCGAGGACCGCGCCACCCGCGCCTTCCTCTCCCGTACGACCGTGCTGGTGCTGCCCACGGCCAACCCCGACGGGCGCGCCGCCGACACCCGGGGCAACGCCGACGGCGTCGACATCAACCGGGACCACATCGCCCTGGAGACCACGGAGGGCCGGGCCGTCGCGGCCGTCGTCCGCGACGAACGGCCCGATGTCATCTACGACTTGCACGAGTACGGTGCAACGCAGCCGTACTACGACAAGGACCTCTTCGTCCTGTGGCCCCGCAACCTGAACGTCGACAGCCGTGTCCACGACCTCTCGCGCACTCTCTCCGAGCGGTACGTGCGGCCCGCCGCGACCGGGGCCGGCTACAGCAGCGGCATCTACGGCATCTGGACCGACCCCGTCACCGGCGACCCCATCAAGCAGACGGCCGGGGACGGCCAGGAACGCATCCTGCGCAACACCTCCGGCCTCAAGCACGCCGTCGGCCTCCTCATCGAGTCGCGCATCGACGCCCTGAGCGAGGCGGAGAAGGACGACCCCGCCCTCAACCACCGGCGCAGGGTCCACTCCCAGCAGACCGCGCTCGGCGGCCTCTTCGACTTCACACAGGAGCAGCGCGCCCGCATCCGCGCCGCCACCGCGCTCTCGCGCCTGAGCGGGTACGCCGACCGCGGCCCCGTATACCTGGGCGGCGCCGACAACGATCCGGCCGGGCCCGGCGAGGTCCTCACCGACCCGCCGTGCGGCTACCGGCTGGAGGCCGCCCAGTACGCCGGGGTGAAGGACGGACTCGCCCTGCACGGCGTCCGGTCCCACCGGGACGGAGCTGGCGCATATGTGCCCCTGCGGCAGTCGGCCAGGAGCCTGATTCCGCTGCTCCTCGACCAGCGGGCGTCATATTCCATCACATCTGGTCAAGCTGATACGGCTTGTTGATCCTTCGGGATCGTAGGCAGGTGTGGTACTGCCTACGAAGAGTGTTTTTCGGACTCGGTGAAAGGTGCCATTTGTGTCCCAGGACGACCAGTCAGCCGGGGGCCGGGAGGAACTGTCGGTCACGGCCGACCTTCCCCCCGAACCGCTCAGCACCCGGGCCCCGACCACCGACCGGGTGGTGTTCGGCGTCACGGCGGTCCTCACCCTCGCCTTCGTCATCTGGGGCGCGACCGCCACCTCATCGCTGGAGACGGCGTCCGGCAAGCTGCTCGAAGGGCTGATCCACAACGGCGGCTGGGCCTTCATGCTCGCCGCGTCGGGCTTCGTGATCTTCGCCCTCTGGCTGGCCATCAGCCGCTACGGGAAGATCTGCCTCGGCCAGGAAGGGGAGCCGCCGGAGTTCCGGACCATCTCCTGGGTCGCGATGATGTTCAGCGCCGGTATGGGCATCGGGCTGATGTTCTGGGGCGTCAGTGAACCCCTGGCCCACTTCCGCACCCCGCCGCCCGGCACCGACCCCGCCGACGCGGCCGAGGCCATGCAGACGGCGATGGCCACCACCCTCTTCCACTGGACGCTGCACCCCTGGGCGATCTACGCGGTGGTCGGCCTCGCCATCGCCTACAGCGCCTACCGGATGCGCAGGCGGCAGACGATCAGCGCGGTCTTCGAGCCGCTGATCGGCAAGCGCCGCGCACGCGGAGGCATCGGACGCGTCATCGACATCCTGGCCATCTTCGCGACGCTCTTCGGCTCGGCGGCCTCCCTGGGCCTCGGCGCGCTCCAGATCGGCAGCGGGATCCAGGAGCTGGACTGGCTGGAGAAGGCCGGCACCGGCCTCCTGGTCGCCATCATCGCCG
Proteins encoded in this window:
- a CDS encoding oxygenase MpaB family protein, whose amino-acid sequence is MRSAKDVEEPLPPPPGGVLWSLSGDIRALLMLPAALTLQVAHPAVGAGVDEHSVFRTDPWGRGERSLRSLQLWVYGGAEAAEEGRRLRKLHRTIQGTDTRGRAYHALTPANYAWVHATGFPVYRHAARYLVRPMTPAQERALYAEWLQVGRILGIHDRDMPQTIEEFWPYWEKMLAGEIEATVVVRELIDVDQPVPPPDRWPWPVRMVLRALWPVLLPPLARGRRFVTLGLMPPDARAAIGLPWTAAQEKRLRRICAVLRVVVPALPERLRYLPMARAARAAHAAGGRRNG
- a CDS encoding M14 family metallocarboxypeptidase; translated protein: MTPRTTRALRMLSPQPWLGPVAHPGRPPSGTRRGGPAVRRRSAVVAAVLGALAVPFAMAPAEAAPHPPRTGFEASDGARWTGLGEEQAFLGAVDRGSDRAAVERIGTTEEGRPLQLVRIGEQRPATTTVLLICSQHGDEPAGREACLTTLRDLAFAEDRATRAFLSRTTVLVLPTANPDGRAADTRGNADGVDINRDHIALETTEGRAVAAVVRDERPDVIYDLHEYGATQPYYDKDLFVLWPRNLNVDSRVHDLSRTLSERYVRPAATGAGYSSGIYGIWTDPVTGDPIKQTAGDGQERILRNTSGLKHAVGLLIESRIDALSEAEKDDPALNHRRRVHSQQTALGGLFDFTQEQRARIRAATALSRLSGYADRGPVYLGGADNDPAGPGEVLTDPPCGYRLEAAQYAGVKDGLALHGVRSHRDGAGAYVPLRQSARSLIPLLLDQRASYSITSGQADTAC
- a CDS encoding MerR family transcriptional regulator, whose protein sequence is MATGTDEPTLTVDELAARAGVTVRTVRFYSTRGLLPPPVIGPRRVGHYGADHLSRLALIEELQHQGMTLAAIERYLEQLPPDLSAHDLAIHRALVASWAPDTAEDMTRAELEKRAGRALAEPDVERLAAMGVLVRPEGDGGAYRVDLGLLRLGVELLDVPIAHETILAARTVLLEHTRSAAQEMTRLFRDEVWNPYREREGDPEHVAAMKSLSAHMQPIVVQALVTAFQRSLKEELRAAFTTE
- a CDS encoding M1 family metallopeptidase; its protein translation is MHRRFIVPSALAATLLLAIPASAATGTVGAPGIGDPYYPASGNGGYDVSHYDLRLKYQPTTDLLEGTATIIATTTQELTRFNLDFGLAVSEVRVNGKKASYAKSGEQELEITPADPLAKGKDISVVVRYAGKPSEVKVNGWTAWARTPDGGVAAQEPESAVWWYPSNDHPLDKATYDISVSVPDGTQAISNGVLVSQSSKLGWTRFNWRSDKPQATYLSTLAIGKFDITTDKTADGLPVLNAYSKDLGPHAGAARASIERTAEVAEWLTEVFGPYPFNALGGYVPNVTSGFALETQTRPFYSPRQFANGANVSVVVHEIAHQWYGNSVSVDGWKDIWINEGFARYSQWLWSEKEGEGTAQELADYVYAQHPANDPFWKVKPGDPGPDKQFDIAVYDRGALALQALRNEVGDETFFALLKGWPTEKAHSNATVGDFLRYAERVSGKPLATLFDTWLYQPKRPALPAVSSAGVAKGAVSSRAAARPERPASWKKIAATNTVHDHGHGGHDHR
- a CDS encoding 3-hydroxyacyl-CoA dehydrogenase NAD-binding domain-containing protein, producing MTTESTTIRWEQDETGVVTLVLDDPNQSANTMNQAFKDSIAAIADRAEAEKDSIRGIIYTSAKKTFFAGGDLKDMIKVGPENAQAAFDTGTAIKRSLRRIETLGKPVVAAINGAALGGGYEIALASHHRVALDAPGSRIGLPEVTLGLLPAGGGVTRTVRLMGIADALLKVLLQGTQYTPQRALENGLVHEVAATREEMIEKARAFIDANPESQQPWDVKGYRIPGGTPSNPKFAANLPAFPANLKKQLAGAPMPAPRNILAAAVEGSQVDFETALTIEARYFTELVTGQVSKNMIQAFFFDLQAVNSGANRPKDIPERPLRKVAVLGAGMMGAGIAYSCAKAGIEVVLKDVSTEAAAKGKAYSEKLLAKALSRGRTTEAKRDELLARITPTGDAADLAGCDAVIEAVFEDTALKHKVFQEIQDVIEPDALLCSNTSTLPITVLAEGVSRPADFIGLHFFSPVDKMPLVEIIKGERTGDEALARAFDLVRRIKKTPIVVNDSRGFFTSRVIGQFINEGVAMVGEGVEPASIEQAAAQSGYPAKVLSLMDELTLTLPRKIRNETKRAVEEAGGTWPGHPSDEVIDRMVDEFGRPGRSGGAGFYDYDDEGKRAGLWPGLREHFTKADANVPFEDMKERMLFSEALDSVRCLEENVLISVADANIGSIMGIGFPPWTGGVLQYINGYEGGLPGFVARARELAERYGDRFLPPALLVEKAEKGETFHD